One region of Hoeflea sp. 108 genomic DNA includes:
- a CDS encoding endonuclease/exonuclease/phosphatase family protein, whose protein sequence is MSLRLATFNVENLMNRFDYSGYRNQLNEDRTLALFEIHSEAEYRVLEQARAIAHADDMRQLTALAIAETRADIICLQEVDNIEALKAFEYGYLFKMVGQGYQHKYTTSGNDSRGIDVAVMMRAETAQGQPIEFVRMTSHAHVTFEQFGLHTPELAALGQEPFERIFRRDCLEIDVKIGGKPLTIYSVHFKSMGSPRNGLNGRDATMPIRIAEAKAVRRIIEDRFGKDHVADKRWVICGDMNDYRQKLVIGGDSYQGYSFTPVNETGSCLDVLLADGFAENVVERLPEMERWTLYHTRGPQERHLCQLDYILLSPSLARSNVQARPDIVRRGQPWRTVFPPGQEVERYPRAGWDRPKASDHCPVAVTLDIA, encoded by the coding sequence ATGTCGCTGCGCCTTGCCACCTTCAATGTCGAGAACCTGATGAACAGGTTCGATTATTCCGGCTATCGCAATCAGCTCAACGAGGATCGAACGCTTGCGCTGTTCGAGATACACAGCGAGGCCGAGTACAGGGTGCTCGAGCAGGCCCGTGCCATTGCGCATGCCGATGACATGCGGCAACTGACCGCGCTCGCCATCGCCGAGACACGCGCCGACATCATCTGCCTGCAGGAGGTCGACAATATCGAGGCGCTGAAGGCCTTCGAATATGGCTATTTGTTCAAGATGGTCGGGCAGGGCTACCAGCACAAATACACGACCTCCGGCAACGACAGCCGTGGCATCGACGTGGCTGTGATGATGCGGGCCGAGACCGCGCAGGGCCAGCCGATCGAGTTCGTGCGCATGACCAGCCACGCGCATGTGACCTTCGAGCAGTTCGGGCTGCACACGCCGGAACTCGCAGCACTGGGGCAGGAGCCGTTCGAACGCATCTTCCGCCGCGACTGCCTGGAGATCGACGTCAAGATCGGCGGCAAGCCGCTGACCATCTATTCGGTGCACTTCAAGTCGATGGGCTCGCCGCGCAATGGCCTGAACGGCCGCGACGCGACCATGCCGATCCGCATCGCCGAGGCCAAGGCCGTCAGGCGCATCATCGAGGACCGCTTCGGCAAGGATCATGTCGCCGACAAGCGCTGGGTGATCTGCGGCGACATGAACGACTATCGCCAGAAGCTGGTGATCGGCGGCGACAGCTACCAGGGCTACAGCTTCACGCCCGTCAACGAGACGGGCTCGTGCCTCGACGTGCTCTTGGCTGACGGCTTTGCAGAGAACGTGGTCGAGCGCCTGCCGGAGATGGAGCGCTGGACGCTCTACCATACGCGCGGTCCGCAGGAGCGGCACCTGTGCCAGCTCGACTACATCCTCTTGTCGCCATCGCTGGCACGGAGCAATGTGCAGGCGAGGCCCGACATCGTGCGCCGCGGCCAGCCCTGGCGCACCGTCTTTCCGCCCGGCCAGGAGGTCGAACGTTATCCGCGCGCCGGCTGGGACAGGCCCAAGGCCTCCGACCATTGCCCCGTCGCCGTCACCCTCGATATCGCCTGA
- a CDS encoding BA14K family protein, whose translation MQRTLSSLARSGLVALGLVAGLPFAVSAGPISLGSMPLANAQPTDLTPIPVQSRCGSLPGCRDSWSRENWRQDGWRRDDWRRNDWRRDGWRDDWRWRHRPQHRRNFSGTGIYLNFGIPAYRYYEPRYYQPRYVQPRRIYRGEASSAHVRWCYNRYRSYRAWDNTFQPYNGPRQQCWSPYR comes from the coding sequence ATGCAACGCACCCTTTCATCCCTTGCCCGTTCGGGACTTGTCGCCCTCGGCCTTGTCGCCGGCTTGCCCTTTGCCGTATCGGCCGGGCCGATCAGCCTGGGGTCCATGCCATTGGCCAACGCCCAGCCAACGGATCTCACCCCCATTCCAGTCCAAAGTCGCTGCGGCAGCCTGCCGGGATGCCGCGATAGCTGGAGCCGTGAAAACTGGCGTCAGGATGGCTGGCGCCGCGACGATTGGCGACGTAACGATTGGCGTCGTGACGGCTGGAGGGACGACTGGCGCTGGCGGCACCGCCCGCAGCACCGGCGCAACTTCAGCGGCACCGGAATCTACCTGAACTTCGGCATTCCGGCGTACCGCTATTACGAGCCGCGTTACTACCAGCCACGTTATGTCCAGCCGCGCCGCATCTATCGCGGCGAGGCATCTTCGGCCCATGTCCGCTGGTGCTATAACCGCTACCGTTCGTATCGGGCCTGGGACAACACCTTCCAGCCCTACAACGGCCCCCGCCAACAGTGCTGGTCGCCTTATCGCTGA